A stretch of the Pseudomonas helvetica genome encodes the following:
- a CDS encoding tetratricopeptide repeat protein: MNTRWPALIACSVILTGCAGMQNPQKANLVHCTNQFKASKAENYSLALQEGDLCLQKNTLPASLQSLIYAVQADAYSNLKHFPEAVAAKEKSMQLAVKPDPRANLDLSAMYRDAGNPKKALELVQYNLDNGMGEAGKGSGFHMPTYYHLGLALTDLGQYREAAEAFSTGLQRQPDYAWAYYARAIAYDHLGNKDDAKADFMKFSQIANKKYVLEEHKAKLAEYRISMP; this comes from the coding sequence ATGAATACTCGCTGGCCCGCACTGATCGCCTGCTCCGTCATCCTCACAGGTTGTGCAGGGATGCAGAACCCGCAAAAAGCCAACCTTGTCCACTGCACTAATCAGTTTAAAGCGTCCAAAGCCGAAAACTACTCTCTGGCGCTGCAGGAAGGTGATCTATGCCTGCAAAAAAATACGCTGCCCGCCTCGCTGCAAAGCTTGATTTACGCGGTGCAGGCCGACGCCTACAGCAACCTCAAGCACTTTCCCGAAGCCGTGGCCGCCAAGGAAAAATCCATGCAACTGGCGGTCAAGCCTGATCCGCGCGCCAACCTGGACTTGAGCGCCATGTATCGCGACGCTGGCAACCCGAAAAAAGCCCTTGAACTCGTGCAGTACAACCTTGACAACGGGATGGGAGAAGCTGGAAAGGGTTCCGGCTTCCACATGCCGACCTACTATCATCTGGGCCTCGCGCTGACAGACCTGGGTCAGTACCGAGAGGCCGCTGAAGCGTTCAGCACCGGCCTTCAGCGCCAGCCGGACTATGCCTGGGCCTATTACGCGCGCGCGATCGCGTACGACCATTTGGGAAACAAGGACGACGCCAAGGCCGACTTCATGAAGTTCTCGCAGATCGCCAACAAGAAGTACGTGCTGGAGGAGCACAAGGCCAAGCTCGCCGAGTACAGGATTTCCATGCCGTAG
- a CDS encoding suppressor of fused domain protein, with protein sequence MNFFKKLLISLKTPLTQDVQPTPQPLELREPVTPGSLTEAEVVNQAARQASEACLDRHWGSVGTVERDVLSYIISPSFSGGPYWPSTRQAYRVVRRGDSVIIATEGLSDPFDDAEGMGNGFEMELFIETADIPEHARGPLGEVDPFKRSWAFELVEHVAKTVADAGGITHRLEQYGALSLEIPGFSLSHHMSDQLPRLFVTDDDSTGVLLGAPEPDFPTQLDDMPLSPVRLVPVVLITASELEYVRSGGREAREDLVVRLKAAGVGHMNSLHRASVV encoded by the coding sequence ATGAATTTCTTCAAGAAACTTCTCATTTCATTGAAAACTCCTTTGACCCAAGACGTCCAACCTACACCGCAACCCCTCGAATTGCGCGAGCCTGTTACTCCCGGCAGCTTGACTGAGGCTGAAGTGGTAAATCAGGCAGCCCGACAAGCTAGCGAAGCGTGCCTGGATCGTCATTGGGGATCCGTCGGCACAGTCGAGCGGGATGTTCTTTCCTATATCATTAGTCCGAGCTTTTCGGGTGGTCCTTACTGGCCCTCGACCCGTCAGGCTTACCGAGTGGTCCGCCGTGGCGACTCAGTTATCATCGCCACCGAAGGCCTGTCAGATCCATTCGATGACGCTGAAGGGATGGGCAATGGTTTCGAGATGGAGTTGTTCATAGAAACAGCAGATATACCCGAGCACGCCCGTGGCCCCTTGGGTGAGGTCGATCCTTTCAAGCGCAGTTGGGCATTCGAGCTGGTGGAACACGTTGCCAAAACGGTGGCAGATGCTGGAGGAATCACCCACCGTCTCGAGCAGTACGGTGCGCTATCTCTTGAAATTCCCGGGTTCAGCCTGTCGCACCACATGAGTGATCAACTCCCCAGACTCTTCGTGACCGATGACGACTCTACCGGCGTCTTGCTGGGAGCCCCTGAACCGGATTTCCCTACCCAACTGGATGACATGCCTTTATCCCCGGTCAGATTGGTTCCAGTGGTATTGATCACAGCGTCGGAGCTTGAATACGTCCGTTCTGGCGGGCGAGAGGCACGCGAGGATCTGGTGGTCCGTTTGAAGGCTGCGGGCGTCGGACATATGAACAGCCTTCATCGTGCTAGCGTTGTGTGA
- a CDS encoding alpha/beta fold hydrolase: MIASPAKLLFLPGASGNTRFWCPVAERLAHPAQQVHVGWPGFGDTPPLPSVTGMDDLVTRVLAEIDRPTALVAQSMGGIVAVLAALERPELITHLTLTVTSGGVDMSALDAHDWRPDFAADNPTLPRWFLDDRTDLTLRLVELRMPVLLLWGDSDPISPVSVGQRLAQLLPRAELHVFPGADHSLGFTHAAEVASLIEKHLACW; the protein is encoded by the coding sequence TCGCATCCCCCGCCAAACTCCTCTTCCTGCCCGGAGCCTCAGGTAACACCCGGTTTTGGTGCCCGGTTGCTGAGCGCCTGGCCCACCCGGCGCAGCAGGTCCATGTCGGCTGGCCCGGCTTTGGAGACACTCCGCCCTTGCCCAGCGTGACCGGTATGGATGATCTGGTGACTCGCGTGCTGGCCGAAATCGACCGGCCCACAGCGCTGGTGGCGCAATCCATGGGCGGCATAGTCGCGGTGCTTGCAGCGCTTGAACGCCCTGAGTTGATCACGCACCTGACGCTGACCGTCACCTCTGGCGGGGTGGATATGTCTGCTCTGGACGCGCATGACTGGCGCCCGGATTTTGCTGCCGACAACCCGACACTGCCGAGGTGGTTTCTCGACGACCGCACCGACCTCACGCTCCGGCTGGTCGAGTTGCGCATGCCAGTCCTGCTCCTCTGGGGAGATTCTGATCCGATCAGCCCCGTTAGCGTCGGCCAGCGCCTTGCTCAACTGTTACCCCGCGCGGAACTACACGTTTTCCCTGGCGCCGATCACAGTCTGGGCTTTACTCACGCGGCCGAGGTGGCGAGCTTGATCGAGAAACATCTGGCTTGCTGGTGA